Proteins encoded in a region of the Haloarcula sp. CBA1129 genome:
- a CDS encoding DUF4350 domain-containing protein — MALLPLSEDSRLPSLTLPQLLLATYTALTFIALVYAASTSSAAFGAYNSQWDGTGELRNVAADAGANVTVGTNVSQYPTSSADGTVAVVLSPAASYSSSERTRIAEFVRGGGTLVVAEDYRPHGNDLLAAVEADARFDGRPVYDNRNYYRNSSFPEATPAGDYPETTGVDTVVLNYGTTVRAGDATTLVSTSEYAYLDTNGNGELDGEEQLASRPVVTSEPVGDGRVIAVSDPSIFVNAMLERGDNRQFVRNLVANHDTALLDYSHVSSVPPVAAAVLAVQQSDVLLLFCGVVLVGLLFAYDRHLDEYLRDRLREYGGREPEPHLSRDGVEKYLRARHPDWEATQVERVTEAIIKQRPERQRND; from the coding sequence ATGGCGCTGCTACCGCTCTCTGAGGACTCCCGGCTGCCGTCGCTCACTCTCCCACAGCTACTACTTGCCACCTACACAGCCCTCACGTTCATCGCGCTCGTCTACGCCGCGAGCACGTCCTCAGCGGCGTTCGGCGCGTATAACTCCCAGTGGGACGGAACCGGCGAGCTCCGAAACGTCGCAGCTGACGCCGGCGCAAATGTAACTGTTGGAACGAACGTGAGTCAGTATCCGACGAGTAGCGCGGACGGTACTGTTGCGGTCGTCCTCTCGCCGGCGGCGTCGTACTCGTCGAGCGAGCGGACACGGATTGCGGAGTTCGTTCGAGGCGGTGGGACACTCGTCGTCGCCGAGGATTACCGTCCGCACGGAAATGACCTGCTCGCTGCCGTCGAGGCAGACGCACGCTTCGACGGCCGTCCGGTGTACGACAACCGAAATTACTACCGAAACTCGTCGTTCCCGGAAGCGACGCCTGCCGGCGACTATCCGGAGACGACCGGGGTCGATACTGTCGTCCTCAACTACGGGACGACTGTCAGGGCTGGCGACGCGACGACGCTCGTTAGCACCTCCGAATACGCCTACCTCGACACCAACGGTAACGGCGAACTCGACGGCGAGGAACAGTTAGCGTCCCGACCCGTCGTCACGAGTGAACCGGTCGGCGACGGGCGGGTCATCGCCGTCAGTGATCCGAGTATTTTCGTGAACGCGATGCTCGAACGCGGTGACAACCGACAGTTCGTCCGGAACCTCGTCGCCAATCACGACACCGCCTTGCTGGATTACTCACATGTCAGTAGCGTCCCGCCAGTGGCTGCTGCCGTTCTGGCCGTGCAGCAGTCTGACGTGTTGTTGCTGTTCTGTGGCGTCGTGCTGGTTGGGCTGCTATTCGCGTACGACCGTCATCTCGACGAGTATCTCCGTGATCGGCTCCGAGAATACGGGGGCCGCGAGCCGGAGCCGCATCTCTCCCGGGACGGCGTTGAGAAGTACCTCAGAGCCCGTCATCCAGATTGGGAGGCTACACAGGTAGAGCGAGTAACGGAAGCCATTATTAAACAGCGGCCCGAACGTCAACGCAATGACTGA
- a CDS encoding ABC transporter permease, with product MGYRNALLFRWSRRDRLTVVVIAVTAAFLIGTVLLLFTAVTYSETFAEPLANSGTVTYHDAANGPPDTDGDVTVLPTATATVNGTDVRLVGIPPDTPRVLIEGSAQWQEGRLPTIPDSVDGRGPVSQQRTRTVSGSNGTVSLTVVPQERGTTFLSNQWYATTASTAQRVGVTGYFVIDRSPSGTGLGSLPSEGAPLVSALLYVLGGLEQVLWALGIAAAAGGLLVLIVVYNVTRMSVRDRLDAIRVIRSTGASGWRVGLLFTLRAGLLVTTGVILGYAVGLILIKALVNVAIYVGLPIALDITVTGQSASIVAGVAGIFVLMGLVAGALAAYPAATRPPASLGNRHARSGQSGQPTLATLRRWVTPTFLSWRSVVPTAATLTVFGITFLLVVSLAGLASPLGGAAGGTGTITEAGAPHPLNSRLDAEYASALRADGTPASPEIIYAQVSDGQPYMAHGARYDAFANVTGATLVEGREPQRYDEAVIGSDLAQTLDVEVGDKLTVSGSVKPGIRRVTVVGRFDAARTLDDLLILPLDSAADLATAKGQVHMIRVKGTVSEMDDADGVAANQSGAVVTGLSGPRRVTKDETINFSVDVRNVGNGRVDREVTVQYRGAQRTTTVAVPPGQERTGTVSFRASELGTANASAGEYTHSVTVVSPNAIEIPSQLPSQAPPGSGLSVPVVTKTGDPVSNATVTVDGPALSTGSSGVAVVPLPRESGNYTITARSGDQTATHEIQIVRGTQRELYGELSISPSSGSVLTTPTLRIGLANPWQEPITRTVGVIGPGVSRNRTVYMPPGNVTQTRFSPDSGRGQPGTYTYRVTANGTTLATAEYKVTGDRRLASAVASSGSYASGTPIERSVEGVFGNVQLILGVLVVLSALSTVGSTTATFAQGVHARRQAIGIHRSTGATQWRVLRTILADIARIAIPATGLALGLSIVALELLERAGWLVFFGFRLSARTPPTILAAIFVGGVSLALFGALVATVPYLTASPVSLLPSGDRTRRPDDELVDERQPSDD from the coding sequence ATGGGATACAGAAACGCTCTCCTGTTTCGCTGGTCCAGACGGGACCGGCTCACCGTCGTCGTCATCGCCGTGACGGCTGCGTTTCTCATCGGCACGGTCCTGCTGTTGTTCACCGCCGTCACGTACTCGGAAACGTTCGCCGAACCGCTTGCGAACTCCGGGACGGTCACCTACCACGACGCGGCGAACGGCCCGCCCGACACTGACGGGGATGTCACCGTGCTCCCGACAGCGACGGCAACGGTAAACGGAACCGACGTTCGCCTCGTCGGCATTCCGCCCGATACGCCTAGGGTGCTCATCGAGGGGTCGGCTCAGTGGCAGGAAGGGCGCTTACCGACAATCCCAGACAGTGTTGACGGCCGGGGACCGGTCTCCCAACAGCGGACTCGAACGGTCAGCGGGTCGAACGGGACCGTCTCGCTCACCGTCGTGCCACAGGAGCGGGGGACGACGTTCCTCTCGAACCAGTGGTACGCGACGACTGCCTCGACAGCCCAGCGAGTCGGTGTCACCGGCTACTTCGTCATTGACCGCAGCCCGAGTGGGACCGGGCTGGGGAGTCTGCCCAGCGAGGGAGCGCCGCTTGTCAGCGCGCTCTTGTACGTCCTCGGCGGCTTAGAACAGGTGCTCTGGGCGCTGGGCATCGCGGCGGCCGCCGGCGGCTTGCTGGTCCTCATCGTCGTCTACAACGTCACGCGGATGAGCGTCCGCGACCGGCTTGATGCGATCCGGGTCATCCGCTCGACCGGTGCGTCGGGGTGGCGCGTGGGACTCCTGTTTACGCTCCGGGCCGGTCTCCTCGTAACCACTGGTGTAATTCTGGGCTACGCTGTCGGACTCATTCTCATTAAGGCGCTTGTCAACGTCGCGATTTACGTCGGCCTCCCCATCGCGCTCGATATCACTGTGACCGGCCAGAGTGCAAGCATTGTCGCTGGCGTCGCCGGAATATTCGTCTTGATGGGGCTGGTCGCCGGCGCGCTCGCGGCCTATCCCGCAGCGACCCGTCCACCGGCCTCGCTCGGGAACCGCCATGCTCGATCCGGCCAGTCCGGGCAGCCGACGCTTGCGACGCTCAGACGGTGGGTCACACCGACGTTCCTCTCGTGGCGCTCGGTCGTTCCGACGGCGGCGACGCTAACTGTCTTCGGCATCACGTTCCTGCTGGTCGTCTCGCTGGCCGGCCTCGCGTCCCCGCTCGGCGGCGCGGCGGGCGGCACCGGAACGATCACCGAAGCCGGCGCGCCACACCCGCTGAACAGTCGCCTCGACGCCGAGTACGCGTCGGCGCTCCGGGCCGACGGGACGCCGGCCAGCCCGGAGATCATCTACGCACAGGTCTCGGACGGCCAGCCGTACATGGCCCACGGGGCGAGGTACGACGCGTTCGCGAACGTCACCGGCGCAACGCTGGTCGAGGGGCGAGAGCCACAGCGGTACGACGAGGCCGTCATCGGGAGCGATCTCGCACAGACACTTGACGTCGAGGTCGGTGACAAACTGACCGTCAGCGGGAGCGTCAAGCCCGGGATTCGACGGGTGACCGTTGTCGGGCGGTTCGACGCCGCTCGAACGCTTGATGACCTGCTCATCCTGCCGCTTGATTCTGCGGCTGACTTGGCGACCGCGAAGGGACAGGTCCACATGATTCGCGTGAAGGGGACGGTGTCCGAGATGGACGACGCTGACGGTGTCGCTGCCAACCAGTCGGGCGCTGTCGTGACAGGGCTATCAGGTCCGAGACGCGTCACGAAAGATGAGACGATCAACTTCAGCGTCGACGTGCGAAACGTCGGTAACGGGCGGGTAGATCGGGAGGTCACAGTCCAGTATCGAGGGGCGCAGCGAACGACGACAGTGGCTGTCCCGCCGGGACAGGAGCGGACCGGGACTGTCTCGTTCAGGGCGTCCGAACTGGGGACCGCAAACGCCTCCGCTGGGGAGTACACCCATTCAGTGACTGTCGTTTCGCCGAACGCCATCGAAATCCCGAGCCAACTGCCGTCACAGGCCCCGCCCGGGTCCGGGCTCTCGGTCCCTGTCGTCACGAAAACTGGGGACCCTGTTTCGAACGCTACTGTCACAGTGGACGGCCCGGCGCTCAGCACTGGATCGAGCGGCGTCGCCGTCGTTCCCCTGCCACGCGAGTCCGGGAACTACACGATAACGGCCCGGTCTGGAGACCAGACAGCAACACACGAGATTCAGATCGTTCGTGGAACTCAACGGGAACTGTATGGAGAGTTATCGATATCACCATCTTCGGGGTCTGTGTTAACGACGCCAACGCTCAGAATCGGACTCGCAAACCCATGGCAGGAACCGATTACACGCACTGTCGGTGTCATCGGTCCCGGTGTCTCCCGGAACCGGACAGTGTATATGCCGCCCGGAAACGTCACGCAGACACGGTTTTCCCCGGACAGCGGACGGGGTCAGCCCGGAACGTACACCTATCGGGTGACAGCGAACGGGACCACCCTCGCTACGGCGGAGTACAAAGTGACGGGGGACCGGCGACTCGCATCCGCAGTGGCAAGTAGCGGGTCGTACGCGTCTGGAACGCCCATCGAACGCTCTGTCGAGGGCGTGTTCGGGAACGTTCAGCTGATTCTCGGCGTCCTTGTCGTCCTCTCAGCGCTGAGTACTGTCGGCAGCACAACGGCGACGTTCGCGCAGGGCGTCCACGCGCGTCGGCAGGCCATCGGCATCCACCGCTCGACCGGTGCGACCCAGTGGCGAGTCCTGCGGACGATTCTGGCCGACATCGCCCGTATCGCTATCCCGGCGACGGGGCTCGCACTCGGGTTGTCAATCGTCGCGTTAGAGTTGCTGGAGCGGGCCGGCTGGCTCGTCTTCTTTGGCTTCCGCCTCTCCGCGCGGACGCCGCCGACCATCCTCGCAGCGATATTTGTCGGCGGCGTCTCGCTCGCCCTGTTCGGTGCCCTCGTCGCAACGGTGCCGTATCTGACGGCGTCACCGGTCTCACTGCTTCCAAGTGGCGACCGGACTCGAAGGCCCGACGACGAGTTGGTCGACGAGAGACAGCCTAGCGACGACTGA
- a CDS encoding ABC transporter ATP-binding protein, whose protein sequence is MTDPVLVGSELCVTRRGTTILDGVSLTVGSDAAMLVQGPSGAGKSTLFNVLGLLEPPSSGRLKVAGRDASALSERQRASLRRTTLGFVFQDFQLIGDLTARENASLPQEHAGDRDPDWLETLFERLGITGLEHQYPATLSGGEKQRVAIARALANRPEIILADEPTGQLDPDTAESVLNLLFSMKESTETALVVISHDPQLAQRFDERLFIRGGTLVSDAASTPDASPSTETN, encoded by the coding sequence ATGACTGACCCCGTCCTCGTCGGCTCGGAGCTGTGTGTCACACGACGGGGCACCACAATTCTCGATGGCGTCTCGCTCACGGTCGGGTCCGACGCGGCGATGCTCGTTCAGGGACCTAGCGGGGCTGGGAAGTCGACGCTGTTCAACGTCCTCGGACTGCTAGAACCACCGTCTAGCGGTCGACTTAAGGTCGCTGGACGGGACGCGAGTGCCCTGTCCGAACGCCAGCGCGCCAGCCTCCGACGGACCACGCTCGGGTTCGTCTTTCAGGACTTCCAGCTCATCGGCGACCTGACCGCCCGCGAGAACGCGTCGCTCCCACAGGAACATGCCGGCGACCGCGACCCTGACTGGCTGGAGACGCTGTTCGAACGTCTGGGAATCACCGGGCTTGAACACCAGTACCCAGCGACGCTGAGCGGCGGCGAGAAACAGCGGGTCGCCATCGCACGGGCACTTGCAAACCGCCCCGAAATAATCCTCGCCGACGAACCGACCGGGCAGCTAGACCCGGACACCGCCGAGTCGGTGCTAAACCTCCTGTTCAGCATGAAGGAATCGACGGAAACCGCGCTCGTCGTCATCAGCCACGACCCACAACTGGCCCAGCGGTTCGACGAGCGGCTGTTCATCCGCGGCGGCACGCTCGTCTCCGATGCTGCCTCGACGCCGGACGCGAGCCCGTCCACGGAGACGAACTAA
- a CDS encoding sodium:phosphate symporter — MSDGRKGRVLLIVAVLAVAVAARLTTLHWTPLPSTLDGFGYVALARDTLETGTFPLTRFRADNIVFTAVLTVVGALTGERPLYIAQPVVAVTGAASCLTAMALVKRLAQSSRWAHSRTTLAMGVVGMGLAVEGVYLRRTGQTDEEALAFLLLPLFAIAVHRLLTMERYRRRWGAVAVVLFAAFPLLHTFSSLIAALVLTGVLAAHLARIPSRRDAVTALVVVAGFWVYMWGYYRIAERSLLEVPYVDRVSAYPGLFLAWVVVLVATLIWFQRTSARLQRVTIGGAVGLWFLTLGSNAVQTVFPGTQTTPTGLLLLVAAFAVPMVFAVVGLPRASRDRRLIGPVVLALLLAPIVIVYFSLTASLTPEYYGTALRGQTFVHLPVFVLAGIGVASVAYRRSPSPAEGLGTLRTHSHRLATVLTVVVVVAALATMPIAFVNLDTLAFPTGATESQFAAATFTAEHVDEQWVSDHPFSRIVALYYPGAASGTYQPTARWLGGGTKPNCPTLSRASWGTTGAHLFPAGSEKTTPAVLEEWRYENNVVYDTRGLDSVYLVRPGGNRTSC, encoded by the coding sequence ATGAGTGACGGCCGGAAGGGGCGAGTGCTGCTCATCGTGGCTGTGCTGGCCGTGGCAGTCGCGGCCCGACTGACGACGCTCCACTGGACACCGCTGCCCTCGACGCTAGACGGATTCGGGTACGTTGCTCTGGCTAGGGACACGCTCGAAACGGGGACGTTTCCGCTCACGCGATTCCGCGCGGATAACATCGTCTTTACCGCTGTTCTGACAGTTGTCGGCGCACTTACCGGGGAGCGACCGCTGTACATCGCCCAGCCGGTCGTCGCGGTCACCGGTGCGGCGTCCTGTCTGACGGCGATGGCACTGGTCAAACGCCTCGCACAGTCGAGTCGGTGGGCCCACTCGCGGACGACGCTGGCGATGGGAGTGGTTGGGATGGGACTCGCGGTAGAGGGTGTCTATCTCCGGCGGACTGGACAGACGGACGAAGAGGCGCTGGCGTTCCTTTTGCTCCCGCTGTTTGCGATTGCCGTCCATCGGTTGCTCACGATGGAGCGATACAGGCGTCGATGGGGAGCCGTTGCGGTCGTCCTGTTCGCTGCCTTCCCGCTCTTGCACACGTTCAGTTCGCTCATCGCTGCACTGGTACTTACGGGGGTACTGGCTGCGCATCTTGCCCGGATTCCGTCACGTCGTGACGCCGTTACTGCTCTTGTCGTCGTCGCGGGCTTCTGGGTGTATATGTGGGGGTACTACCGGATTGCAGAACGCTCGCTTCTGGAAGTGCCCTACGTCGACCGTGTCAGCGCGTATCCGGGGCTGTTTCTGGCTTGGGTCGTCGTGCTGGTCGCGACACTGATCTGGTTCCAGCGGACGAGCGCTCGCCTGCAACGGGTGACAATCGGTGGCGCTGTCGGCCTCTGGTTCCTGACGCTGGGTTCGAACGCGGTACAGACAGTGTTCCCCGGGACACAGACCACACCGACTGGTCTCTTGCTGCTTGTCGCGGCTTTCGCCGTCCCGATGGTGTTTGCGGTTGTCGGCCTCCCGCGTGCGAGCCGCGACCGGCGATTGATCGGGCCGGTCGTGTTGGCGTTACTGCTGGCACCGATTGTTATCGTGTACTTCTCCCTAACCGCCTCGCTGACGCCGGAGTACTACGGGACAGCGCTCCGTGGGCAGACGTTCGTCCATCTGCCCGTGTTCGTGCTCGCCGGCATCGGCGTTGCATCGGTCGCCTATCGGCGGTCGCCGTCGCCGGCTGAGGGGCTTGGAACGCTCAGAACCCACAGCCACCGACTCGCAACTGTGCTGACAGTTGTCGTCGTAGTCGCCGCGCTTGCGACGATGCCAATCGCGTTCGTCAACCTCGATACGCTAGCCTTCCCGACCGGGGCGACCGAATCGCAGTTTGCGGCCGCGACGTTCACTGCAGAGCACGTCGACGAGCAGTGGGTGTCCGATCACCCGTTCAGCCGTATCGTTGCCTTGTACTACCCGGGCGCGGCCAGTGGAACGTACCAGCCGACTGCCCGATGGCTTGGTGGGGGGACAAAACCCAATTGCCCGACACTGTCGCGGGCGTCGTGGGGGACGACTGGGGCACACCTGTTCCCGGCAGGCAGCGAGAAGACCACGCCCGCGGTGCTGGAGGAGTGGCGCTACGAAAACAACGTAGTCTATGACACGCGCGGCCTCGACTCCGTGTACCTCGTTCGGCCCGGTGGGAACCGGACGAGTTGCTGA
- a CDS encoding DUF4129 domain-containing protein gives MGTDDGGPALTRQVETPTDDNETQQENPDSVSDGEYSDETATWLAQTMGGQLENSSIALSNAQYDRARSVLGDDYDTRLEQYVEVAGDTSSETDDTAAGEFESARENQRNLTDEVQRYRQQYAAYQEARERGDEREARITARAMERTASNISDRSQELTQNFDRIENATSVDLSSGQTEINETTANITATQAAIREEVLVGTTLTVRAIDSTASFSDPGTVSGQIKTENGSVIADEAVELRVGNRTQTVRTNSNGMFETQYRPRSAPLGSQAVPVEYIPATDSVYLSDNATFTIDVQQVRPDVVSEIAPETVGYGDRLNATASVTVESIGVDGVTVEFAIGDTVVARTATGPDGTVTETLRVPASVNDGERQVVARVPYEDRAIAGVRSETPVVVVETQTALSMSVSRTDNGILASGQLQTAAGDPVADRPVRLQAGASGIQRVETNRNGSFQTVLTEPQTNDSVTVTATYDEPSSNLGNATATATAPAESGGGNPPVGSGENPAAGFGNGILGYSWLPVLGGGMALILVVAAWLVVPRFRHSQETDSTAPAETADVSPTDPDQSATSPETTSTTFEERVETHLDGGNYDAAAMLAYTAVHDELAVENGIHEGATHWELLQRSQKHGVPEERIADIETVVEAFETAAFAPTAVDPSHAEAAVERARKIKSNGDS, from the coding sequence ATGGGAACCGACGACGGGGGTCCGGCGCTGACCCGTCAGGTGGAGACGCCGACAGACGACAACGAGACACAACAGGAAAACCCGGATTCGGTATCGGACGGCGAGTACAGCGACGAAACGGCCACTTGGTTGGCTCAGACGATGGGCGGGCAGTTGGAAAACAGCAGTATCGCACTATCGAATGCCCAGTATGACCGGGCTCGGTCGGTTCTGGGTGACGACTACGACACCCGTCTAGAGCAGTACGTCGAGGTTGCTGGTGATACATCCTCGGAGACAGACGACACCGCTGCGGGAGAGTTCGAGTCCGCACGCGAGAACCAGCGGAATCTCACGGACGAGGTACAGCGGTATCGCCAACAGTATGCGGCGTATCAGGAAGCACGCGAGCGCGGTGACGAACGCGAGGCCCGTATCACGGCGCGTGCGATGGAGCGAACGGCATCGAACATCAGCGACAGGAGCCAGGAACTGACCCAGAACTTCGACCGGATCGAGAACGCCACGTCTGTCGACCTGTCTTCGGGACAGACCGAGATCAATGAGACGACAGCGAACATCACGGCGACGCAGGCGGCTATCCGTGAAGAGGTGCTTGTCGGGACAACGCTCACTGTCCGGGCGATAGACTCGACCGCATCGTTCAGTGATCCCGGAACGGTTTCTGGCCAGATCAAGACTGAGAACGGCTCAGTCATCGCAGACGAGGCAGTCGAACTCAGGGTCGGGAACCGGACGCAGACGGTTCGGACTAATTCGAACGGCATGTTTGAAACGCAGTACCGCCCCCGCTCCGCGCCACTCGGATCACAGGCCGTGCCAGTCGAGTACATCCCAGCTACCGACTCGGTGTACCTGTCTGACAACGCCACGTTCACTATTGACGTACAACAGGTGCGGCCGGATGTGGTGAGCGAAATCGCGCCGGAGACCGTGGGATACGGCGACCGACTCAACGCTACGGCGTCCGTGACAGTCGAGTCGATAGGTGTCGACGGAGTCACAGTGGAGTTCGCAATTGGTGACACCGTCGTCGCACGGACGGCGACTGGTCCGGATGGAACCGTCACAGAAACGCTTCGAGTCCCGGCGTCGGTAAACGACGGCGAGCGTCAGGTTGTCGCTCGGGTTCCGTATGAAGACCGCGCGATTGCGGGCGTGCGGTCGGAAACCCCCGTTGTCGTCGTTGAGACTCAAACGGCCCTCTCAATGAGCGTCTCACGTACGGATAACGGGATTCTTGCCAGCGGCCAGCTCCAGACCGCTGCTGGGGACCCTGTGGCGGATCGTCCGGTACGTCTGCAGGCCGGTGCTAGCGGGATACAGCGCGTTGAAACGAACCGGAACGGGTCGTTCCAGACCGTCCTCACCGAACCCCAGACCAACGATTCAGTTACCGTTACCGCCACGTACGACGAACCGAGTTCGAACCTCGGTAACGCGACTGCAACGGCAACGGCGCCAGCGGAGTCCGGAGGTGGAAATCCACCCGTCGGCTCCGGCGAGAACCCAGCAGCCGGCTTCGGGAACGGGATCCTCGGATACAGTTGGTTGCCTGTCCTTGGCGGCGGAATGGCGCTTATACTCGTCGTCGCAGCTTGGCTTGTCGTTCCGCGGTTCCGTCACTCTCAGGAGACGGACTCGACCGCACCGGCCGAGACAGCCGATGTATCGCCGACTGACCCCGACCAGTCGGCGACGTCACCGGAGACGACGAGTACGACGTTTGAGGAACGCGTTGAGACGCATCTGGATGGCGGGAACTACGACGCTGCAGCGATGCTAGCGTACACCGCGGTCCACGACGAGCTAGCGGTGGAAAACGGGATTCACGAGGGGGCGACACACTGGGAACTCCTCCAGCGGAGCCAGAAACACGGCGTTCCCGAGGAACGGATCGCGGATATCGAAACAGTGGTCGAAGCCTTTGAAACGGCAGCGTTCGCCCCGACAGCGGTTGACCCGTCACACGCGGAAGCAGCCGTCGAACGTGCCCGCAAGATCAAGTCAAACGGCGACTCATAA
- a CDS encoding DUF1616 domain-containing protein, whose amino-acid sequence MAETKAWKLLLPRQLRHLPADLAGVIGVVILTNLAALLPVVSDTPVRIIAGLVFVLFIPGYAFIAALFPEAGSGPTADDEAVSDPRADGIDGIERVALSFGLSIALVPLVGLVLNFTPWGIRLLPILVSLSGLTLMLTAIAAVRRWAVPADERFRVPYRAWLSAGREELFSPASRTDAALNVLLVLSILLAAASVGYAITVPKDGERFSEFYLLTADEDGELVADGYPTEFQQGDGRSLIIGIGNQEHERTEYTVIAELQRVERVDNETRVRERSELRRFQPTLGHNETWQRQHEVQPEMTGDGLRLQYLLYRGPPPETVDQSTAYREVHLWVNVTG is encoded by the coding sequence ATGGCTGAAACCAAGGCGTGGAAACTACTCCTGCCGCGCCAACTCCGCCATCTCCCGGCCGATCTAGCGGGCGTTATCGGCGTGGTGATTCTGACGAACCTAGCCGCTCTCCTTCCGGTCGTCTCCGATACGCCGGTCCGTATCATCGCCGGGCTCGTGTTTGTCCTTTTCATTCCCGGCTATGCGTTCATCGCAGCGCTGTTTCCGGAGGCCGGGAGCGGCCCCACAGCCGACGATGAGGCTGTTTCGGATCCACGAGCCGACGGAATCGACGGTATCGAACGTGTCGCGCTCTCGTTCGGACTCAGCATCGCGCTCGTTCCGCTGGTCGGTCTGGTGTTGAACTTCACGCCGTGGGGCATCCGCCTGCTTCCGATTCTCGTCTCGCTCAGCGGCTTGACGCTCATGTTGACCGCTATCGCGGCGGTTCGGCGCTGGGCGGTACCCGCTGACGAACGGTTTCGTGTACCGTATCGCGCGTGGCTCAGTGCTGGACGAGAAGAGTTGTTCTCGCCGGCTTCACGGACGGACGCCGCTCTGAACGTGCTGTTGGTGCTGAGCATCCTGCTTGCGGCCGCCAGCGTCGGGTACGCCATCACAGTGCCGAAAGACGGCGAGCGGTTCAGCGAGTTCTATCTGCTAACAGCGGACGAAGACGGCGAACTCGTCGCTGACGGTTATCCGACAGAGTTCCAGCAGGGCGACGGCCGCTCGTTGATCATCGGTATCGGGAATCAGGAACACGAGCGAACGGAGTACACCGTTATCGCCGAGTTACAACGCGTCGAGCGTGTCGACAACGAGACCCGGGTCCGGGAACGGTCGGAACTGCGGCGCTTCCAGCCGACGCTGGGCCACAACGAGACTTGGCAGCGCCAACACGAGGTGCAACCCGAGATGACCGGCGACGGGCTTCGGCTCCAGTACCTGCTATACCGCGGTCCACCGCCTGAGACCGTAGACCAATCGACGGCGTACCGGGAGGTCCACCTCTGGGTGAACGTAACCGGCTGA
- a CDS encoding metal-dependent hydrolase, with amino-acid sequence MYPAGHFLLAAVPLTVYTVARWRRLPSGPMVLLLLGATQLPDVIDKPLAWTFAILPSGRMLAHSLVVSLPILTVLVLLAARRGYGRYAVVFSAGYLSHIAGDFYPIVRLGTDYYFFPNLFWPLLAANPDRAPSFAAHSPDSLLSLAVPLIVFGLAVSYSLVTVYRRYEQIPREIPQQ; translated from the coding sequence GTGTACCCCGCAGGCCACTTCCTCCTCGCAGCCGTCCCGCTGACGGTATATACGGTGGCTCGGTGGCGTCGCCTCCCGTCCGGACCGATGGTACTTCTCCTGCTTGGCGCGACACAACTCCCGGACGTAATCGACAAGCCACTCGCGTGGACGTTCGCTATTCTTCCGAGCGGACGCATGCTGGCCCATTCGCTGGTCGTTTCGCTACCCATCCTCACCGTCCTTGTATTGCTGGCTGCCCGCCGGGGCTATGGGCGGTACGCAGTGGTGTTTTCCGCCGGCTACCTCTCACACATCGCCGGCGACTTCTATCCGATTGTGCGGCTCGGAACGGACTACTACTTCTTCCCGAACCTGTTCTGGCCGCTGTTGGCGGCTAACCCCGATAGAGCGCCGTCGTTTGCGGCGCATTCGCCCGACAGCCTGCTCTCGCTTGCTGTCCCTCTGATCGTCTTCGGACTAGCTGTCAGCTACAGTCTCGTGACGGTCTACCGGAGATACGAACAGATCCCAAGGGAGATACCACAGCAGTAA